A genome region from Salvia splendens isolate huo1 chromosome 19, SspV2, whole genome shotgun sequence includes the following:
- the LOC121778403 gene encoding cytochrome P450 71A1-like has product MTSLLILLLLILPISILFLLLHKKTPQTPSGPRGLPVIGNILHLATPEPHVHLCKLSRTYGPLMSLNLGSKPTLIVSSPRIAEQVMRTHDLAFCSRPKLLGQHKLFYNGLDVAFAPYGHSWREMRKICVVHLLSSKRVQSFRPVREEEVFSMTRELSRDSGRVVNLTAVMLGLTSTLICRIAFGKGNSKRERFDELMIEAQAMQAGFAFVSDYFPWLGWVDRLRGMVARLEKIYRDMDDFVEQLICEHLDPSWPHFMNPNILDLLIQLKNENSCSITLTWDHVKAILMDIFVAATDTSAATVIWAMTALVKKPAAMERLHKEIRELVGDRTQVNEDDLPKLAYLKAVIKETLRLFPPAPLLLPRESMSDCKINGYTIPAKTLVFINAWAIGRDPESWENPDEFVPERFLNSSIDILGTDFEVIPFGAGRRGCPGIAMGLATVELTLANLLHSFDWEFPPGVYKEDIDTQVLPGLTMHKKHPLCLVPINRTQHGA; this is encoded by the exons ATGACCAGTCTACTCATCCTTCTCCTACTAATCCTCCCCATTTCaatcctcttcctcctcctccacaaAAAAACCCCTCAAACCCCGTCCGGCCCCCGTGGCCTCCCCGTCATCGGCAACATCCTCCACCTCGCCACCCCCGAGCCACACGTCCACCTATGCAAACTCTCCCGCACCTACGGCCCCCTCATGTCCCTCAACCTCGGCTCCAAGCCTACCCTCATCGTCTCCTCCCCCCGAATCGCAGAGCAAGTGATGCGAACTCACGACCTCGCCTTCTGCAGCCGCCCTAAGCTCCTCGGCCAGCACAAGCTCTTCTACAACGGCCTCGACGTCGCCTTCGCCCCTTACGGCCACTCCTGGCGGGAGATGCGGAAGATCTGCGTCGTCCATCTCCTCAGCAGCAAGCGCGTCCAGTCCTTCAGGCCTGTCCGGGAGGAGGAGGTGTTCAGCATGACCCGAGAGCTCTCCCGGGACTCGGGCCGGGTGGTCAACTTGACCGCAGTCATGCTGGGGCTGACGAGCACGCTGATTTGCAGGATTGCGTTCGGGAAGGGGAATTCGAAGAGGGAGAGGTTTGATGAGCTTATGATTGAGGCTCAGGCGATGCAGGCAGGATTTGCGTTTGTTTCGGATTATTTTCCGTGGTTGGGGTGGGTGGATAGGCTGAGAGGGATGGTTGCTAGGCTTGAAAAGATTTATAGAGACATGGATGATTTCGTTGAGCAGCTGATTTGTGAGCACCTCGATCCGAGTTGGCCTCATTTCATGAATCCGAATATTCTAGATCTTTTGATTCAGCTCAAGAATGAAAATTCTTGCTCTATCACTCTCACTTGGGATCATGTCAAGGCAATACTCATG GATATATTTGTGGCCGCTACAGACACAAGTGCAGCTACGGTAATTTGGGCCATGACAGCTCTAGTGAAAAAACCAGCAGCAATGGAGAGATTGCACAAGGAAATAAGAGAGTTAGTTGGGGATAGAACACAAGTGAACGAGGATGATCTACCAAAACTAGCTTATCTCAAGGCAGTAATCAAGGAGACTTTGAGATTGTTCCCACCAGCACCACTCCTACTGCCTAGAGAATCAATGTCTGATTGCAAAATAAACGGGTATACGATCCCGGCTAAGACACTAGTCTTTATAAACGCGTGGGCGATTGGAAGAGATCCAGAGAGCTGGGAAAATCCAGATGAGTTCGTGCCAGAGAGATTCTTGAATTCAAGCATCGATATCCTTGGGACGGATTTTGAAGTGATCCCCTTTGGGGCGGGGCGAAGAGGGTGCCCCGGGATAGCCATGGGGCTTGCAACGGTGGAGCTCACACTTGCGAACCTCCTTCACTCGTTCGATTGGGAATTTCCGCCCGGAGTGTACAAAGAAGATATTGATACTCAGGTTTTGCCGGGGCTTACTATGCATAAGAAACATCCACTTTGTCTTGTGCCTATTAATAGAACACAACATGGGGCGTAA